Genomic window (Thomasclavelia spiroformis DSM 1552):
TAAAGTAATTGATTATATGCCAGGACAAAATGATGATATTGATAAAGGTGGTACGTTAAGACTAGGAGCTTATCCATGTATACTAAAAGAAAATAGTATGATTAAAAAGTATTATGGAATAAATAATATTAGTGAAAGACATCGTCATCGTTATGAGTTTAACAATGATTATCGTGATGTTTTTGAAAAAAAAGGTCTTGTTTTAAGTGGAATTTCACCTGATGGTAGACTAGTTGAAACAGTTGAATTAAGCGATAAACCGTTTTTTATTGGGGTTCAATTTCATCCGGAATTTAAAAGTAGACCTAATCGTGCACATCCTCTTTTTGTGGGATTTATTGAAGCAGCATTAAAGTATTCAATGGGAGGTAAATAATGGCTATTAACGAAGAATGTGGAGTTTTTGGTGTATATTCGCCAAATAAAAGTGATCTTGCTAATATTGTATATTATGGATTGTATGCTTTGCAGCATCGAGGTCAAGAATCTTGTGGCATTGTAGTAAATCAAGATGGTGTATTTTACAGTCATAAAGATTTAGGTTTATTAAATGATGTGTTTTCTAAAGATAAATTAATGAATTTTCCTGAAGCAAACATGGCAGTTGGTCATGTTCGTTATGGAACAACCGGGAAAACCAATCGTAATAATTGTCAACCAATTGAAGTAAACCATCAAAAAGGAAAAATGGCTTTGGCTCATAATGGTAATTTAAGTAATGCTTTTGAATTACGTAATGAGTTAGAATTATCAGGAGCAATTTTTCATTCTACAAGTGATACCGAAACAATTGCTTATATCGTTACTAAAGAAAGACTTAAAACTAATACGATTGAAGATGCTTTAAGCCAAGCCATGAAACAATTAGATGGAGCCTATTCATTGATTTTAATGTCTTCACAAAAATTAATCTGTGCTCGTGATGCTTATGGTTTTAGACCACTTTGTTATGGTATAAGTGAAGACGGGATGTATGTCGTCGCTTCTGAAAGCTGTGCTTTAAAAGCAGTTGGTGCTAGTTTTGTTAGAGATATTGAACCTGGAGAAATTGTTATTTTTAGTGAAGATGGTGTAATTTCTAGAAAAGAACATTGCAAGACAAAAAAGAAAAAAACATGTATTTTTGAATATATCTATTTTGCTAGGGGAGATTCAGTTATTGATGGTGTTTCGGTTCATCATTCAAGAAAAGAAGCTGGAAGACTTTTAGCAAAATATCATCCGGTTGATGGTGATGTTGTAATTGGTGTACCTGATTCGGGAATAGATGCTGCCCTTGGATACAGTCAAGAATCTAAAATTCCTTATGAAATTGGTTTTATTAAAAATAAATATATTGGACGAACATTTATTTCGCCAGGACAGTCTTCAAGACTTAATCAAGTAAAAATTAAATTAAGTGTTATTGAAGAAAATGTTCGAGATAAAAGAGTTATTTTGATTGATGATTCAATTGTTCGCGGAACAACTAGTGGCTTGATTGTTAAATTATTAAAAGAAGCTGGAGCTAAAGAAGTTCATATGCGTATATCTTCGCCACCATTTTTATATCCGTGCTATTACGGTACTGATATTGATTCTAGTGAGCATTTAATTGCCTGTAAACATAGTGTTGAAGAAATTGGAAATATTATTGGTGTTGATTCACTTGGTTATTTACCGGTTAATGAACTTAAATCACTAATTAATAGTGAGGATTATTGTAGTTCATGTTTTGATGGTAATTATCCAACTAAAATACCTAGTGATACAAGAAAAGATCGTTTTGAAAAACCGTTATTAAAAGAAAAGTAGTGAGGTAAATATGGAATATAATAAAAAGATAATTTTAGAAGATGGTAGTGAATATTACGGCAGAAGTTTTGGTGCCGATAATGAACGAGTTTGTGAAATCGTTTTTAATACATCAATGGTAGGATATCAAGAAATTATTTCTGATCCTTCATATACATATCAAGCAGTAGTCATGACTTATCCGCTAATTGGTAATTATGGAATAAATGATGATGATTTTGAAACTTCTATTCCTACAATTGGAGGTTTAATTGTAAGAGAATATAATGATTTTCCATCAAATTTTCGCAGTTCGTCAACGCTTTTTAAAATAAT
Coding sequences:
- the purF gene encoding amidophosphoribosyltransferase, with protein sequence MAINEECGVFGVYSPNKSDLANIVYYGLYALQHRGQESCGIVVNQDGVFYSHKDLGLLNDVFSKDKLMNFPEANMAVGHVRYGTTGKTNRNNCQPIEVNHQKGKMALAHNGNLSNAFELRNELELSGAIFHSTSDTETIAYIVTKERLKTNTIEDALSQAMKQLDGAYSLILMSSQKLICARDAYGFRPLCYGISEDGMYVVASESCALKAVGASFVRDIEPGEIVIFSEDGVISRKEHCKTKKKKTCIFEYIYFARGDSVIDGVSVHHSRKEAGRLLAKYHPVDGDVVIGVPDSGIDAALGYSQESKIPYEIGFIKNKYIGRTFISPGQSSRLNQVKIKLSVIEENVRDKRVILIDDSIVRGTTSGLIVKLLKEAGAKEVHMRISSPPFLYPCYYGTDIDSSEHLIACKHSVEEIGNIIGVDSLGYLPVNELKSLINSEDYCSSCFDGNYPTKIPSDTRKDRFEKPLLKEK